The segment CCGACCCCGTAGCTGTCGACCGGTTCGGCCCGCAGCGCGGCGATGGCGAATTCGTCGAGATCACTGGAGACGACGATCTTGGTGCCGGTGGCGCCCAGGCTGTCCAACTGATCGCGGACCTGACGGACCAGGATGGCCAGCTCCCCGGAGTCGATGCGCACCGCGCCCAGTTCGGGGCCGGCGACCGCGATGGCATTGGCGACGCCCGCGGTGATGTCGTAGGTGTCCACCAGCAGCGTGGTGCCGGTGCCGAGCGCCTGCACCTGTGCGGCAAAGGCCGCCCGCTCGTCCGGACCGTCGGCGGTGGTGTGCAGCAAGGTGAAGGCGTGCGCACTGGTACCCAGCGCGGGCACCCCGTAGCGCTGCTGGGCGGCGAGGTTGGAGCTGCCACTGAACCCGGCGATCCAGGCGGCCCTGGCCGCGGCCACGGCCGCCTGCTCATGGGTGCGCCGCGAGCCCATCTCGATGAGTTGGCGGCCACCGGCCGCGGACACCATGCGGGCCGCGGCCGAAGCGATCGCACTGTCGTGGTTGAGGATGGACAACGCCAGGGTCTCCAGGACGACGCATTCGGCGAAGCTGCCGCGCACCGACAGCACCGGCGAGTTCGGAAAGAACAGTTCCCCTTCCGGGTAGCCGTCCACATCGCCACCGAACCGGAACTCCGACAGGTAGGCCAGGGTCTCGGCGTCCAGGAAATCGGACACCGCGGCCAGGGTCTGCTCATCGAAGGTGAACTGCGCCAGCGCTTCCACGAAGCGTCCGGTTCCCGCCACCACGCCGTAGCGCCTGCCGTCGGGCAGCCGCCGCGCGAAGACCTCGAAGGTGCACCGTCGGTGGGCCGAACCGTCGCGCAACGCGGCGGCCAGCATGGTCAGCTCGTACTTGTCCGTCAGCAGTGCTGTACTCACGCCGTCGCTCACGATCTCACCGTATCGGTACCGTTCCGGTTCGGGCGCGCAGTCGGTCCCCGGTATCCTGTGCGTCATGGTTACCCCTGCGCGGACCAAGCCGGGTACCCGGGAGGACCAGGCGGCGGACGTCGACCGCGGTGAAGACGCCGCCACCGACAGTCCCTGGGTGACTGTCGTCTGGGACGACCCGGTCAATTTGATGTCGTATGTGACCTACGTGTTCCAGAAGTTGTTCGGCTACTCCGAGCCGCATGCCACCAAGCTGATGATGCAGGTGCACACCGAGGGCAAGGCCGTCGTGTCGGCGGGCAGTCGTGAGTCGATGGAAGTCGACGTCACCAAGCTGCACTCTGCCGGGCTGTGGGCCACCATGCAGCAGGACCGCTGATCGCGTGCGGAAGTGGAAGCGGATCGACAGCGCCGACGGCCCCCGATTCCGGTCCTCGCTGGCCGCGCACGAGGCCGCCCTGTTGCGCAATCTGGTGGTGTCGCTGACCGGGATGCTCGACGATCGCGAATCTGCTGCTCCCACTGACGAACTCAGTGAGATCACCGGGATCCGGACCGGCCACACCACCCCTCCGGACGACGAGACGATGAAACGGCTGCTCCCGGATTTCTTCCGGCCGCGCAACGGTCACCCCGCCGGCTCGGCGGCCGCGGAGAGTTTGAACAGCGCCCTGCGCAGTTTGCATGAGCCGGCCATCATCGATGCGAAACGGCAAGCGGCGCATCGGCTCCTGGACACCATGCCCGACGGTGGCGGCAAGTTCGAGCTCTCCGAGGACGACGCTCAGGCCTGGGCGTCGGCGGTCAACGATGTGCGCCTCGCATTGGGGGCGATGCTGGAGATCGGACCCGAAGGTCTCGACCAGCTACCCGTCGGCCATCCGATGGCGGGCCATCTCGATGTCTATCAGTGGCTGACCGTGCTGCAGGAGTACTTGGTGATCAGCCTGATGGGATCTCGATGAGCCGGGGTTCGATCACCGATGTCGCCGGCATCCGGGTCGGACACCATCACCGGATCGATGACGATGCCACGCTCGGGTCCGGGTGGGCCTGCGGCAGCACCGTGGTGTTGGCGCCGGAGGGCACGGTGGGCGCGGTGGACTGCCGGGGCGGGGCCCCGGGCAGTCGGGAGACCGACCTGCTGGATCCGTCCAACAGCGTGCGTCACGTCGACGCGGTGCTGCTCACCGGCGGCAGTGCCTATGGGCTGGCCGCGGCCGACGGTGTGATGCGCTGGCTCGAGGAACAGCACCGCGGTGTGGCGATGGACGGTGGTGTGGTGCCGATCGTGCCGGGCGCGGTGATCTTCGACCTGCCGGTCGGTGGGTGGGGCTGCCGACCGGACGCGGATTTCGGCTACCAGGCCGTGCGGTCCGCGAGTGAGACGTTCGCCGTCGGCAGCGTCGGTGCCGGGGCGGGGGCCCGCGCGGGCGTGCTCAAGGGCGGGTTGGGCACCGCCTCGATGACGCTGCCCGATATCGGTGTGACGGTGGGGGCGATCGTCGCGGTGAACTCCGGGGGCAATGTCGTCGACCCCGCCACCGGGCTGCCGTGGATGGCCGACCTGATCGCGGAGTTCGGGTTGACGGCGCCACCGCCTGCGGAGGTGGCCGAGTTCGCGAGCCTGGACAAGAAGAGCGGCCCGTTGAACACCACCATCGCCGTGGTCGCGACCGACGCCGCGGTCAGCCCGGCCGGGTGTCGACGCATCGCCATCGCGGCCCAGGACGGACTTGCCCATACCATCCGTCCGGCGCACACCCCGGTGGACGGCGACACGGTATTCGCGCTGGCCACCGGGGCGGTGCAGGCGCCGGCCGGGTGGGGTCCGTCGGAGAAGGTGCCGACCGCGATGTCCCCGGAGACGGCGCTGCTCACCGTGA is part of the Mycobacterium adipatum genome and harbors:
- a CDS encoding P1 family peptidase; protein product: MSRGSITDVAGIRVGHHHRIDDDATLGSGWACGSTVVLAPEGTVGAVDCRGGAPGSRETDLLDPSNSVRHVDAVLLTGGSAYGLAAADGVMRWLEEQHRGVAMDGGVVPIVPGAVIFDLPVGGWGCRPDADFGYQAVRSASETFAVGSVGAGAGARAGVLKGGLGTASMTLPDIGVTVGAIVAVNSGGNVVDPATGLPWMADLIAEFGLTAPPPAEVAEFASLDKKSGPLNTTIAVVATDAAVSPAGCRRIAIAAQDGLAHTIRPAHTPVDGDTVFALATGAVQAPAGWGPSEKVPTAMSPETALLTVIGAAAAECLARAVLVGVLAATSVAGIPTYRGLLPGAFA
- a CDS encoding DUF2017 domain-containing protein, whose protein sequence is MRKWKRIDSADGPRFRSSLAAHEAALLRNLVVSLTGMLDDRESAAPTDELSEITGIRTGHTTPPDDETMKRLLPDFFRPRNGHPAGSAAAESLNSALRSLHEPAIIDAKRQAAHRLLDTMPDGGGKFELSEDDAQAWASAVNDVRLALGAMLEIGPEGLDQLPVGHPMAGHLDVYQWLTVLQEYLVISLMGSR
- a CDS encoding nicotinate phosphoribosyltransferase, whose translation is MSTALLTDKYELTMLAAALRDGSAHRRCTFEVFARRLPDGRRYGVVAGTGRFVEALAQFTFDEQTLAAVSDFLDAETLAYLSEFRFGGDVDGYPEGELFFPNSPVLSVRGSFAECVVLETLALSILNHDSAIASAAARMVSAAGGRQLIEMGSRRTHEQAAVAAARAAWIAGFSGSSNLAAQQRYGVPALGTSAHAFTLLHTTADGPDERAAFAAQVQALGTGTTLLVDTYDITAGVANAIAVAGPELGAVRIDSGELAILVRQVRDQLDSLGATGTKIVVSSDLDEFAIAALRAEPVDSYGVGTSLVTGSGAPTAGLVYKLVEVDGVTVQKRSAHKASAGGRKQAMRIAKPSGTFVEEVVHPAGQPPPTEDGFTSRPLTVELVRAGRPVHEATLAQARARVAAGLGSLPWDGLKLSKGDPAIPTRVVTPGSPAS
- the clpS gene encoding ATP-dependent Clp protease adapter ClpS — its product is MVTPARTKPGTREDQAADVDRGEDAATDSPWVTVVWDDPVNLMSYVTYVFQKLFGYSEPHATKLMMQVHTEGKAVVSAGSRESMEVDVTKLHSAGLWATMQQDR